One window of the Bacteroidota bacterium genome contains the following:
- a CDS encoding tetratricopeptide repeat protein, with amino-acid sequence MISHIRKILFVWLLTATIGFGYAQNRKIDSLLSLIKIEKEETSRLDYTNTVSREFINIGMYHEGYRYANNVIDNCNRLLSASNSSNSDSLILNKKATALNNIGVLCKEQGDYANALEHLSKALKIDEEINDRAGMAKRYGNIGIVYMNKGDYSNALDYFTKSLAIDESFDNKKGIASSCSNIGLVCYYKGDFPSALSSYFKALKMAEALENKSMVSTIYGNLGLVYNAQKNSEKALVYYFKALQLDEEIGNKSGVARHLSTIGLVHSDRGEYEKALEYYDRSLKINEEIENEDGKINQLGNIGIVYKQMAEKNQNAVQQAALFQLALDYDFKALNLAKQAGDKRSMTINLGNIAGIYAVLKNYITAEQYYLEALKVDTLIGFLHHLSNTYYELSVLYEATGKYQKSVDYYRLYQNTKDKLFNEEKSKEITRYEMTYEFERKQDALKAEQEKRELVAKAEKKRQNIWIWLIAIVAFFVALITIVVFRSLQIARKQKLIIEYQKELVEEKQREIMDSIYYARRIQRSLLPTEKYIDKSFKRLIQR; translated from the coding sequence TTGATTTCGCACATACGTAAAATTCTTTTTGTTTGGCTGCTAACAGCAACCATTGGATTTGGGTATGCACAAAACAGAAAAATTGATTCCTTACTTTCTTTGATTAAAATCGAAAAGGAGGAAACATCCAGACTGGATTATACAAATACAGTTTCGCGTGAGTTCATCAATATCGGCATGTATCATGAAGGTTACCGCTACGCAAATAATGTGATTGATAATTGCAACCGTCTCTTGTCTGCAAGTAATTCTAGCAATTCCGATTCACTTATTTTAAATAAAAAAGCAACGGCCTTAAACAACATTGGTGTGTTGTGCAAGGAGCAAGGCGATTATGCAAATGCATTGGAGCACTTATCGAAAGCTTTAAAAATTGACGAAGAAATTAATGATCGTGCAGGGATGGCGAAGCGGTATGGGAATATTGGTATCGTCTACATGAATAAAGGTGATTATTCGAATGCACTTGATTATTTTACAAAGTCGTTGGCAATCGATGAATCATTCGATAATAAAAAGGGAATTGCATCTTCTTGCTCAAACATCGGATTGGTTTGTTATTACAAAGGCGACTTCCCAAGCGCTTTATCCAGTTATTTTAAGGCATTAAAAATGGCCGAAGCGCTTGAAAATAAGAGCATGGTTTCTACCATCTATGGCAACTTGGGGCTCGTTTACAATGCGCAAAAAAACAGCGAAAAAGCACTCGTGTATTATTTTAAAGCACTTCAATTGGATGAAGAAATAGGAAACAAAAGTGGTGTGGCGCGCCACTTAAGTACTATCGGCTTAGTTCATAGCGATAGAGGAGAATACGAAAAAGCATTGGAATACTATGACCGCAGTTTAAAAATCAACGAAGAAATAGAAAATGAGGATGGAAAAATAAACCAACTGGGAAACATCGGAATTGTATACAAACAAATGGCAGAAAAGAACCAGAATGCCGTTCAACAAGCAGCATTGTTTCAGTTGGCCTTGGATTACGATTTCAAAGCCTTGAATTTGGCGAAGCAGGCGGGAGACAAAAGAAGTATGACGATTAATTTGGGGAATATTGCCGGTATTTATGCTGTTTTAAAAAACTACATTACTGCTGAACAGTATTATTTGGAAGCATTGAAGGTTGATACATTGATTGGTTTTCTGCATCATTTGTCCAATACCTATTACGAGTTAAGTGTTTTGTATGAAGCCACCGGAAAGTATCAAAAGTCGGTTGATTATTATCGATTGTACCAAAACACAAAGGATAAGCTGTTTAACGAAGAAAAGAGCAAAGAGATTACACGTTATGAAATGACCTATGAATTCGAAAGAAAGCAAGATGCACTGAAAGCTGAACAGGAAAAGAGGGAATTGGTAGCGAAAGCAGAGAAAAAACGTCAAAATATATGGATCTGGTTAATTGCAATTGTTGCATTTTTTGTTGCACTCATCACCATCGTTGTGTTCCGATCTTTGCAAATTGCCCGCAAACAAAAGCTTATAATCGAATATCAAAAAGAATTGGTGGAAGAGAAACAACGCGAAATTATGGATAGTATCTATTATGCCAGAAGGATACAACGCTCGTTATTGCCTACCGAAAAGTACATCGATAAAAGTTTTAAGAGGTTAATTCAACGGTAA
- a CDS encoding cold shock domain-containing protein — MKNGIVKFFNETKGFGFIKANDSGEEFFVHVSGLKEEIRQNDEVLFEVQEGKKGLNAVNVRLA; from the coding sequence ATGAAAAATGGAATTGTAAAGTTTTTTAATGAAACAAAAGGATTTGGTTTTATTAAAGCAAATGACTCAGGTGAAGAATTTTTTGTTCACGTGTCAGGCCTAAAAGAAGAAATCCGTCAAAATGACGAAGTTCTTTTCGAAGTTCAAGAAGGCAAAAAAGGTTTAAATGCTGTAAACGTAAGATTAGCATAA
- the tig gene encoding trigger factor, whose translation MNIIQENIDELNAVLKVKVVANDYLPKVETALKDYQKKASIPGFRPGKVPTGMIKKMYGKSIMVDEINKLLNDSLYNYLHENKIEVLGNPLPKADSVIDWDNQQEFEFLYEMGLAPKFSVELSPKDKFVYQTVKIDDELVNKYVTDIAKRYGKVESVEVSEEADLLNGDFVELDANGEILAGGIFKTGSLFLDRVKDAATKKALTGLKKDDKVVVDAQKLSENATDLAALLGIDKEKAESLNCKLQFTVKGISRLAAAEINQEFFNKIYGEGNVTTEEEFKAKIKDELANMFVNDSERKFYNDVVEHLMNKINFNLPTEFLKRWIVAANEKPVTFEQVDSEFDNYSKGLKWQLIENKIIKDNNLEVSKEEVVDHTKELIIQQFAQMGQGDMGEEELNQTAQRVLSNQEEAKKLYEKLYGQKVMNLFKTKFTLENKEVAYDDFFKKA comes from the coding sequence ATGAACATTATTCAAGAAAACATTGATGAATTAAACGCAGTATTAAAAGTGAAAGTGGTAGCAAATGATTATTTGCCAAAGGTGGAAACTGCATTGAAAGATTATCAGAAAAAAGCGTCTATCCCAGGATTCCGTCCAGGTAAAGTACCAACCGGCATGATCAAAAAAATGTATGGTAAATCCATCATGGTGGACGAAATCAATAAATTATTGAACGATTCTCTTTATAACTATTTACACGAAAATAAAATTGAAGTTCTTGGAAATCCTTTGCCGAAAGCGGATAGCGTTATCGATTGGGACAACCAACAAGAATTTGAATTTTTATACGAGATGGGATTAGCTCCTAAGTTCTCCGTAGAATTGTCTCCAAAAGATAAATTTGTTTATCAAACCGTAAAAATTGATGATGAATTGGTGAACAAGTATGTAACCGATATCGCAAAACGTTACGGAAAAGTAGAAAGTGTTGAAGTTTCTGAAGAAGCTGATTTACTAAATGGTGATTTTGTGGAGTTAGATGCGAACGGTGAAATTTTGGCCGGAGGTATTTTCAAAACTGGTTCTTTGTTTTTAGATCGCGTGAAAGATGCGGCTACTAAAAAAGCATTGACCGGTCTTAAGAAAGATGATAAAGTAGTTGTGGACGCACAAAAATTGTCTGAAAATGCAACAGACCTTGCAGCGTTATTAGGTATTGATAAAGAAAAAGCAGAAAGCTTAAACTGCAAATTACAATTTACTGTGAAAGGCATCAGCCGTTTAGCTGCTGCTGAAATCAACCAAGAATTTTTTAATAAAATTTATGGTGAAGGAAATGTTACAACTGAGGAAGAGTTCAAAGCAAAAATTAAAGATGAATTGGCGAATATGTTTGTAAATGACAGCGAGCGTAAATTCTATAACGATGTAGTTGAACATTTGATGAATAAAATCAACTTCAATTTGCCAACTGAATTCTTAAAAAGATGGATTGTTGCGGCAAATGAAAAACCGGTAACATTCGAACAAGTAGATTCTGAATTCGATAATTATTCGAAAGGATTAAAATGGCAATTGATTGAAAATAAAATCATCAAAGACAATAATTTGGAAGTATCCAAAGAAGAAGTAGTGGATCATACCAAAGAATTAATCATTCAGCAATTTGCTCAAATGGGCCAAGGAGACATGGGCGAGGAAGAATTAAACCAAACTGCTCAACGTGTGCTTTCAAACCAAGAAGAAGCAAAGAAATTGTATGAGAAACTATACGGTCAAAAAGTAATGAACTTATTTAAAACCAAATTTACATTGGAAAATAAGGAAGTTGCCTATGATGATTTCTTTAAAAAAGCGTAA
- the clpP gene encoding ATP-dependent Clp endopeptidase proteolytic subunit ClpP, with translation MFNDNEFRKYAVKHKGISGHTFDSYTKHNVSNITPYIIEERQLNVTQMDVFSRLMMDRVIFLGTGIDDQVANIIQAQLLFLQSLDAKKDIQIYLNSPGGSVYAGLGIYDTMQYITPDVATICTGMAASMGAVLMCAGAKGKRTALKHARVMIHQPLGGAEGQASDIEITAREIQKLKKELYDIIANHSGQTYEKVWADSDRDYWMTSEEAKAYGMVDEVLVKAK, from the coding sequence ATGTTTAACGACAACGAATTCAGAAAATATGCTGTAAAGCACAAAGGAATCAGTGGACATACATTTGATTCGTATACCAAACACAATGTTTCTAACATTACTCCTTACATTATTGAGGAGCGTCAGTTAAACGTTACACAAATGGACGTTTTCTCTCGTTTGATGATGGATCGTGTTATCTTCTTAGGTACAGGAATCGATGATCAAGTAGCAAACATTATCCAAGCTCAATTATTGTTTTTACAATCGTTAGATGCTAAAAAAGACATTCAAATTTATTTGAATAGTCCAGGTGGTTCTGTTTATGCAGGATTAGGAATTTATGACACCATGCAATACATCACTCCGGATGTAGCAACTATCTGTACAGGTATGGCTGCTTCCATGGGAGCAGTATTGATGTGTGCTGGTGCAAAAGGAAAACGTACAGCTTTAAAACATGCTCGTGTGATGATTCACCAACCATTAGGTGGTGCTGAAGGACAAGCTTCTGATATCGAAATCACAGCACGTGAAATTCAAAAATTGAAAAAAGAATTGTACGATATCATTGCAAACCATAGCGGACAAACCTACGAAAAGGTATGGGCGGATAGTGATCGCGACTACTGGATGACTTCAGAAGAAGCAAAAGCGTATGGTATGGTGGATGAAGTATTAGTGAAAGCGAAATAA
- the clpX gene encoding ATP-dependent Clp protease ATP-binding subunit ClpX: MAKEEKEIKCSFCGRTKKDTDVLIAGITGHICNHCVAQAQTIVKDEIGAKTASTFSAVQLMKPIDIKKHLDEYIIGQDEAKKVLSVAVYNHYKRLILSQTKTTAKDEIEVDKSNVIMVGETGTGKTLLARTIAKVLNVPFCIADATVLTEAGYVGEDVESILSRLLQAADFDVAAAERGIVFIDEIDKIARKSDNPSITRDVSGEGVQQGLLKLLEGSVVGVPPQGGRKHPEQKMIQVNTKNILFICGGAFDGITRNIGSRLSTQAIGYAMNKEIENVDKDNLLQYVSPQDLKSFGLIPELIGRLPVLTYLNPLDAETLLRILSEPKNALIKQYTHLFDMDGVKIKFEKGVLDFIVEKAMEFKLGARGLRSICEAIMMDMMFDTPSDAGVKEINVTLRYAKDKLKKSTLNKLKVA; the protein is encoded by the coding sequence ATGGCAAAAGAAGAAAAAGAAATAAAATGTTCGTTTTGTGGTCGCACAAAAAAGGATACAGATGTATTGATAGCTGGAATCACCGGTCATATCTGTAATCACTGTGTGGCGCAAGCTCAAACGATTGTGAAGGATGAAATAGGAGCAAAAACTGCTTCTACGTTTAGTGCTGTTCAGTTGATGAAACCGATTGACATTAAAAAGCATTTGGATGAATACATCATCGGTCAGGATGAAGCTAAAAAAGTACTTTCTGTTGCGGTGTATAATCATTACAAACGTTTGATATTGAGTCAAACCAAAACTACCGCCAAGGATGAAATTGAAGTAGATAAATCGAATGTGATTATGGTGGGTGAAACAGGAACCGGCAAAACCCTTCTTGCGCGTACCATTGCCAAAGTATTGAATGTTCCTTTTTGTATTGCCGATGCCACTGTTTTAACAGAAGCAGGATATGTTGGGGAAGATGTGGAAAGCATTTTATCGCGTTTGTTGCAAGCTGCAGATTTTGATGTGGCTGCTGCTGAACGTGGAATTGTATTCATTGATGAGATTGATAAAATTGCACGTAAAAGTGATAACCCGTCCATCACGCGTGACGTTTCCGGTGAAGGTGTGCAACAAGGTTTGTTGAAATTGTTGGAAGGTTCAGTGGTTGGTGTTCCTCCTCAAGGTGGACGAAAACATCCGGAGCAAAAAATGATTCAGGTGAATACGAAAAATATTTTGTTCATCTGTGGTGGTGCGTTTGACGGAATCACGCGCAACATTGGTAGCCGCTTGAGCACACAAGCAATCGGTTATGCTATGAATAAAGAGATTGAGAATGTTGACAAAGATAATTTACTTCAATATGTTTCTCCGCAAGATTTAAAAAGCTTCGGATTAATTCCCGAGTTGATTGGTCGTTTGCCCGTTTTAACGTATTTAAATCCGTTGGATGCTGAAACATTGTTGCGTATTTTGAGTGAGCCTAAAAATGCCTTGATTAAACAATACACACATTTGTTTGATATGGATGGTGTGAAGATTAAGTTCGAAAAAGGTGTATTGGATTTTATTGTGGAAAAAGCAATGGAATTTAAATTAGGTGCTCGTGGTTTACGCTCTATTTGTGAAGCGATTATGATGGATATGATGTTTGATACACCGTCCGATGCAGGAGTGAAGGAGATTAATGTAACACTTCGTTATGCAAAAGATAAGTTGAAAAAATCTACATTGAATAAGTTGAAAGTGGCGTAG
- a CDS encoding gliding motility-associated C-terminal domain-containing protein, with protein sequence MCSTFSEAQNETNFWFFGQFAGLDFSSGTPTTISSGQVNNVEGASAASDPITGALLFYSDGKTVWDASHTIMPNGSGLLGGFSSTMAALIVPKPGSTKIFYLFTTDQYQNDGLNGFRYHIIDMAANSGMGDVITKNILLFTPCAEINHAVKHANCIDYWIISQDAIGNNYNVYLLDSTGLLTSPVISSIGFSSAEAGWGTGKFSPNGKKFAMAHGDYGGDNTLQLFDFNSLTGKLSNCLNLSNEETWYGISFSPDNSKLYASGGNWGATKVFQWDVSSGNNSTILGTKTYIGDNTFAFCQFQIGKDNKIYLSRDGQSSLSCIFNPNSSGTACNYSSASVPIIGTCHYGLPAFPENYFDQSPPGESIFDGYDTTIIWGTSATLFSNGSGNITWTPSTYLSCTSCANPIITPEEDIEYIYSDDNNGFGCAIKKKVRIKVEYLPSIPNVFTPNSDGNNDVFYINRLPNNSKLQIYNRWGTILLNTDNYTNNWTTSIDGVYYYLLTVHEKEYKGFVQVLGN encoded by the coding sequence TTGTGCTCAACATTTTCCGAAGCACAGAATGAGACTAACTTTTGGTTTTTTGGCCAGTTTGCTGGCTTAGACTTTTCTTCTGGTACACCGACTACAATTTCAAGTGGCCAGGTTAATAATGTTGAAGGGGCTTCTGCTGCGAGTGATCCAATAACAGGTGCACTGTTATTCTATTCTGATGGAAAAACTGTATGGGATGCAAGTCATACAATAATGCCTAACGGTTCCGGGTTATTAGGTGGTTTTTCTAGTACGATGGCAGCACTAATTGTACCGAAACCCGGATCCACAAAAATTTTCTATTTATTTACCACCGACCAATATCAAAATGATGGGCTGAATGGATTTAGATACCATATAATCGATATGGCTGCTAACTCGGGAATGGGAGATGTTATTACAAAAAACATTTTACTCTTTACACCATGTGCTGAAATAAATCATGCTGTAAAACATGCAAATTGTATCGATTATTGGATAATTTCTCAGGATGCAATTGGCAATAATTACAATGTATACCTTTTGGACTCTACAGGATTGTTAACATCCCCAGTAATAAGCTCAATTGGCTTTTCATCAGCAGAAGCAGGATGGGGAACCGGAAAATTTTCCCCTAATGGAAAAAAATTCGCAATGGCACATGGTGATTATGGCGGTGACAATACACTTCAATTATTTGACTTTAATTCACTAACCGGAAAACTATCAAATTGTCTAAATTTAAGCAATGAAGAAACATGGTATGGAATTAGTTTTTCGCCAGACAATTCAAAATTATATGCGAGTGGGGGAAATTGGGGAGCAACAAAAGTTTTTCAATGGGATGTCTCTTCGGGAAACAACTCAACAATTCTCGGCACCAAAACGTATATTGGCGATAATACTTTTGCATTCTGTCAATTCCAAATTGGCAAAGACAATAAAATTTATTTATCAAGAGATGGTCAATCTTCACTGAGTTGTATTTTCAATCCAAATTCTTCAGGAACAGCATGCAACTATTCTTCCGCATCAGTTCCAATAATTGGTACTTGCCATTATGGTTTACCAGCTTTCCCGGAAAACTATTTCGACCAATCCCCTCCGGGAGAATCTATTTTTGATGGATACGACACAACAATAATATGGGGTACATCAGCAACACTATTTTCGAATGGAAGTGGCAATATAACTTGGACACCCTCTACCTACTTAAGCTGTACAAGTTGCGCCAACCCAATTATAACTCCGGAAGAAGATATTGAATACATATACTCAGATGACAACAATGGCTTTGGATGTGCTATCAAAAAGAAAGTTCGAATTAAAGTGGAGTATTTACCTTCCATTCCAAATGTATTTACTCCAAACTCTGATGGAAACAATGACGTATTTTACATCAATCGATTACCTAATAATTCAAAATTGCAAATTTATAATCGATGGGGCACAATCTTATTAAATACTGATAATTATACTAACAACTGGACAACATCAATAGATGGTGTATATTATTATCTACTAACGGTTCATGAAAAGGAGTATAAAGGATTTGTTCAAGTTTTAGGCAACTAA
- a CDS encoding T9SS type A sorting domain-containing protein has translation MGLISKMGDYDPITNIHVDRGWQVGELSYGAAEAACFIRNGNTNLDLGYPAHTCNEYHDAFSYTASSTWHLAGLGIGSIVAFWPEDNKVQNLAAVGSSWRASETPLLALNVTAERLAARAILRDYQHLMLVHQVLHGQTNPIEQATYLNLLNTAPCKGPYNFSYPDNSASFEWSTENRLLYPQRRGEDNDGLDKNAFKGEYNGLDYMLYHNLYYIINGIPSQYFNYMDIAITYPFPTGPSNDIGTLTSPITIEAFHTITASNTINNNADVTYRAGKEIALVSDFEVKAGANFHAFIDPFECSTDGEYRSSSNNSNDSSLAPSENLVAYNGPTTHVLYPSSRKPSLEKTNVSSLEHSSPLKNLNNEISITPNPNNGSFQISLTHDNKFVAIKKLKVYDIMGKIIWKTDVLSNSINVDITSYAAGIYYVKCTNELGEMEMKKLIKQ, from the coding sequence ATGGGCCTTATATCAAAGATGGGTGATTATGATCCTATCACAAACATTCATGTGGATAGAGGTTGGCAAGTAGGTGAGTTGTCATATGGAGCTGCAGAAGCTGCATGCTTTATTAGAAACGGGAACACAAATTTAGATCTTGGATACCCTGCTCACACCTGCAATGAATACCATGATGCATTTTCCTATACCGCTTCTAGCACTTGGCACCTTGCTGGACTTGGAATAGGTTCAATTGTAGCTTTTTGGCCTGAAGACAATAAAGTACAAAATCTTGCAGCTGTTGGCAGTTCTTGGAGAGCATCAGAAACACCATTGCTTGCATTAAATGTAACAGCTGAACGACTTGCAGCAAGAGCTATTCTTCGAGACTATCAGCATTTAATGTTAGTACATCAAGTTTTACATGGTCAAACAAATCCTATAGAGCAGGCAACATATCTTAATCTTTTAAACACTGCACCATGTAAGGGGCCATATAACTTTAGCTACCCAGATAACTCGGCAAGTTTTGAATGGTCAACAGAAAATCGACTTTTGTATCCTCAAAGAAGAGGGGAGGACAATGATGGGTTAGATAAAAATGCCTTTAAAGGAGAATATAATGGGCTGGATTATATGCTTTATCATAACTTGTATTATATTATAAATGGAATCCCCAGCCAATATTTTAACTACATGGACATCGCAATTACCTACCCTTTCCCAACTGGACCAAGCAATGATATTGGAACATTAACATCACCTATAACCATTGAAGCTTTCCATACAATTACAGCATCAAATACAATTAATAATAATGCGGATGTCACCTATAGAGCGGGAAAAGAAATTGCTTTAGTGTCTGACTTTGAAGTAAAAGCCGGAGCCAATTTCCATGCATTCATAGACCCATTTGAATGTTCCACAGATGGGGAGTATCGATCATCATCAAATAACTCCAATGATTCTTCATTAGCACCATCCGAAAACTTAGTTGCTTATAATGGTCCTACTACTCATGTGCTCTACCCGTCATCTCGCAAGCCATCTTTAGAAAAAACAAACGTTAGCTCTTTAGAACATTCATCTCCATTGAAAAACCTTAACAATGAAATTAGTATTACACCTAATCCAAACAATGGATCTTTTCAAATTTCATTAACTCACGACAATAAATTTGTTGCAATTAAAAAATTGAAAGTTTATGACATAATGGGGAAAATTATTTGGAAAACAGATGTATTATCTAACAGTATAAATGTTGATATCACCTCTTATGCAGCTGGGATCTATTATGTAAAATGCACCAATGAGTTAGGTGAGATGGAAATGAAAAAATTAATCAAACAGTAA
- a CDS encoding dihydrofolate reductase, whose product MISIIVAVANNNVIGKDNSLIWHLPADMKFFKEKTSGHCIITGRKNYESIPEKFRPLPNRTNIVITRQKNYLAPGYRGDSIEQAIEKALVTGDSEIFIIGGAEIYKQCMHLANRIYLTQIHHTFEGDAFFPELNVNEWKETAKTEGSVDDKNKYAHTFHTYEKIA is encoded by the coding sequence ATGATTTCAATTATAGTAGCGGTAGCAAACAACAATGTCATCGGAAAAGATAATTCGTTGATCTGGCATCTGCCTGCCGACATGAAATTTTTTAAAGAAAAAACATCCGGGCATTGCATCATCACCGGAAGAAAAAACTACGAATCCATTCCTGAAAAATTTCGCCCGCTTCCTAACCGAACAAATATTGTAATCACCCGTCAAAAAAACTATCTTGCTCCGGGGTACCGTGGTGACTCCATCGAACAAGCCATCGAGAAAGCACTAGTAACAGGCGATTCCGAAATTTTTATTATTGGTGGTGCTGAAATCTACAAACAATGCATGCACCTTGCCAACCGCATTTACCTTACTCAAATTCACCATACATTTGAAGGTGATGCTTTTTTTCCGGAACTAAACGTCAACGAATGGAAAGAAACTGCAAAAACAGAAGGAAGTGTGGATGATAAGAACAAGTACGCGCATACATTTCATACTTACGAAAAAATTGCTTAA
- a CDS encoding thymidylate synthase codes for MKQYHDLMRHVLDKGATKTDRTGTGTVSVFGYQMRFDLQEGFPMMTTKKVHMKSILHELLWFLKGDTNIKYLKDNGVSIWDEWADENGNLGPVYGSQWRSWPAADGRHIDQITQVINQIKNTPDSRRMIVSAWNVGEIDKMKLPPCHAFFQFYVADGKLSCQLYQRSADIFLGVPFNIASYAILTMMVAQVCNLQPGEFIHTLGDAHLYSNHIEQANLQLSRDLRKLPTLKINPEVKDIFGFKFEDFTLEGYDPHPHIKAAVAV; via the coding sequence ATGAAACAATACCACGATTTAATGCGCCACGTTTTAGACAAAGGCGCTACCAAAACCGACCGAACAGGAACAGGAACAGTAAGTGTTTTTGGATACCAAATGCGTTTTGATTTGCAAGAAGGTTTCCCCATGATGACCACCAAAAAGGTACACATGAAATCTATTTTGCATGAATTGCTTTGGTTTCTGAAAGGCGATACCAATATCAAATATTTAAAAGATAATGGTGTTAGTATCTGGGATGAATGGGCGGATGAAAACGGAAATCTTGGTCCGGTTTACGGTTCTCAATGGCGCAGCTGGCCTGCAGCAGATGGTCGTCACATCGACCAAATCACACAAGTAATCAATCAAATTAAAAATACTCCTGATAGCAGACGAATGATTGTCAGTGCTTGGAACGTTGGTGAAATCGACAAGATGAAATTACCTCCTTGCCATGCCTTCTTTCAATTTTATGTTGCCGATGGAAAATTAAGTTGTCAACTCTATCAACGCAGTGCCGATATTTTTTTAGGCGTTCCGTTTAACATTGCATCGTATGCTATTTTAACAATGATGGTGGCACAAGTTTGTAACTTACAACCGGGTGAGTTCATTCACACCTTGGGCGATGCGCACTTATATTCGAATCACATCGAACAAGCCAATCTTCAATTGTCACGTGATCTGCGTAAGCTTCCAACATTAAAAATCAATCCGGAGGTAAAAGATATTTTCGGATTTAAGTTTGAAGATTTTACCTTAGAAGGCTACGATCCTCATCCACACATTAAAGCAGCGGTTGCTGTTTAA
- a CDS encoding bifunctional nuclease family protein → MKKVKLEIVGLSYSQTQTGAYALVLGETKGKRRLPIIIGGFEAQAIAIELEKMTPSRPLTHDLFKSFAEGFNIDVKEVIIYNLVEGIFFAKLITTNGDKEVEIDARTSDAIALAVRFNCPINTYEFILSQAGILLDDDAISAAENPVEKEDLVEVEESDFLKKSTEELKQLLEAALSDEDYEKASRIRDELNNRKKS, encoded by the coding sequence GTGAAGAAAGTAAAATTAGAAATAGTAGGTTTATCTTATAGTCAAACACAAACCGGTGCTTATGCATTGGTATTGGGTGAAACAAAAGGAAAACGCAGATTACCGATTATCATTGGTGGATTTGAAGCACAAGCCATTGCTATTGAGTTGGAAAAGATGACGCCTAGTCGTCCGCTTACCCACGACCTCTTTAAAAGTTTTGCCGAAGGATTTAACATTGATGTGAAAGAAGTAATTATTTACAATTTGGTAGAAGGCATCTTTTTTGCAAAATTAATTACAACAAATGGCGACAAAGAAGTGGAGATTGATGCACGCACATCCGATGCCATCGCTCTAGCTGTTCGCTTCAACTGCCCAATCAATACCTACGAATTTATTTTATCACAAGCCGGAATTTTATTGGATGACGATGCGATTTCAGCCGCTGAAAATCCTGTAGAAAAAGAAGATTTAGTAGAAGTAGAAGAATCCGACTTTTTGAAAAAATCGACTGAAGAATTAAAGCAATTACTCGAAGCTGCTTTGAGTGATGAAGACTACGAAAAAGCATCCCGCATCCGCGATGAATTAAACAATCGCAAAAAATCATAA